The proteins below come from a single Tigriopus californicus strain San Diego chromosome 3, Tcal_SD_v2.1, whole genome shotgun sequence genomic window:
- the LOC131878123 gene encoding mothers against decapentaplegic homolog 4-like, whose amino-acid sequence MSLIASSSDACASIVNSLMHHRQGGESESFSRSAIQSLVKKLKEKRDELDALITAITTNGATPTGCVTIPKTLDGRLQVASRKGFPHVIYARIWRWPDLHKNELKQMEFCLYGFDHKDKDLVCINPYHYNRVIGPGLDLAGLTLQTMGAGQGGGWGGFTAGMGRTWGTNGNPHAQSIYYPGHNGVAGSNGTGRPKPAEVKPTQEVTPGSNGNGNNSHWYVKGSTLSYHGNGKNGGNDNGHGPWPNNRTPVPTTGTNGDQVKPVAPTSVPDKAVQNTAVGPISRQPIPENWCSIAYFELDTQVGETFKVPASHRSVTVDGYFSPITAAGVKRFCLGALTNVHRTDASEKTRKYIGSGIQLELQGEGDVWIRCLSGYAIFVQSYYLDREAGRAPGDAVHKIHPEAYTKVFDLRQCFDTMRLQCANASAATAAQAAAVAGHLPGMSSVGGIAPAISLTGAGGIGVDDLRRLCILRLSFVKGWGQDYDKRLSIKETPCWIEIHLHRALQLCDEVLHSIPESQRKQMPNISD is encoded by the exons ATGTCGTTGATTGCGAGCAGTTCGGATGCTTGTGCCTCCATCGTCAACTCGTTGATGCATCACCGACAAG GTGGTGAATCCGAATCGTTTTCGAGGAGTGCCATCCAGAGCTTAGTGAAAAAGCTCAAAGAGAAACGGGACGAGTTGGACGCCCTGATCACGGCCATCACCACCAATGGAGCCACACCCACGGGGTGTGTCACCATCCCGAAGACCTTAGATGGCCGACTCCAAGTGGCTTCTCGCAAGGGTTTCCCGCACGTGATCTATGCCCGCATTTGGCGATGGCCCGATCTCCATAAGAATGAGCTCAAACAGATGGAGTTCTGTCTCTACGGTTTTGACCACAAAGACAAGGACTTGGTGTGCATCAATCCCTACCATTACAATCGAGTGATCGGGCCGGGATTGGATCTGGCCGGATTGACCCTGCAGACCATGGGGGCGGGCCAAGGAGGGGGTTGGGGTGGCTTCACGGCGGGAATGGGTCGAACTTGGGGCACCAATGGCAACCCCCACGCCCAATCGATTTACTACCCGGGACACAATGGCGTGGCGGGTAGCAATGGGACGGGTCGGCCTAAACCCGCTGAAGTGAAACCGACCCAAGAAGTGACCCCTGGGAGCAATGGCAATGGGAACAACAGTCACTGGTATGTCAAAGGTAGCACGTTGAGTTACCACGGTAATGGCAAGAATGGAGGCAACGATAACGGGCATGGCCCGTGGCCCAATAATCGGACCCCAGTCCCAACCACGGGCACCAACGGAGATCAGGTCAAACCTGTCGCTCCCACATCAGTTCCGGACAAGGCTGTACAGAACACTGCCGTGGGCCCCATTTCGCGTCAACCCATTCCGGAAAATTGGTGTTCCATCGCTTATTTTGAACTTGACACGCAG GTGGGTGAAACTTTTAAAGTGCCCGCCTCCCATCGATCCGTCACTGTAGACGGATACTTCAGTCCCATTACTGCCGCGGGAGTGAAGCGGTTTTGCCTTGGAGCTTTAACTAACGTTCATCGAACGGATGCCAGCGAGAAAACCCGCAAGTACATCGGGTCCGGGATTCAACTCGAGCTTCAAGGCGAGGGCGACGTGTGGATTCGGTGTCTCTCGGGCTACGCCATTTTCGTGCAGAGTTATTACTTAGATCGGGAGGCTGGCCGGGCTCCCGGAGACGCGGTTCACAAAATACACCCAGAAGCTTACACCAAG GTCTTCGATCTCCGCCAATGTTTTGATACAATGCGTCTTCAATGCGCCAACGCCAGTGCGGCCACAGCTGCTCAAGCGGCCGCCGTTGCGGGCCATCTGCCAGGCATGTCCTCTGTGGGCGGAATCGCGCCGGCCATCTCGTTAACGGGCGCCGGTGGCATCGGTGTAGATGACCTTCGGCGTCTGTGCATCCTGCGTCTGTCCTTTGTCAAAGGCTGGGGTCAGGACTACGACAAACGATTGAGCATCAAAGAGACCCCTTGTTGGATCGAAATCCATCTCCACAGGGCATTACAATTGTGCGACGAGGTCCTTCATTCGATACCTGAATCCCAACGCAAGCAAATGCCTAACATCTCTGATTAG